The Antechinus flavipes isolate AdamAnt ecotype Samford, QLD, Australia chromosome 5, AdamAnt_v2, whole genome shotgun sequence DNA segment TCTTTCTAATTACTGTGTAATTGAGGGTCCTATAACAAAGATTTTCTAAGGTGGACTAATTAAGGGCATTGTTCTCTATTCTCCTTTCTTAGGGTACCAATCccaacatattttctttgtaattttgtggtGGAATAAGACATTCAAGCTGTTCTTTCAGTTGGTGTCAAAGCAGGCAATGGAAATGTCAAATTCCAGCTCTTATATTTTTAAGCATAAACTGGTATATAGTCTCAGATTAAACAGGACTTTGGGAAATAGGGATGTTAATGTATTATTATTGGCATCTGCTAGGGGAGGCACTGATCTGTTTTTCAGACCTGACCAGAGGGTTATAAATTCAGATAATTTCCTGAGCCCCTTTTGCTGCAGAGTAGGAAAACAGAGACAAGGGCTTGGTCCTCCTTGGAGAGACGGAGAGTGTGGGGGACGGAGGAAGGCGAGACTTTCCTGGCAAAGCTTGGGGAAAAAAGCTGTAGAGCCTGAGGCTGCCTCTTCTTTTGGGTCAAGGCACCAGAAAACTAGAGCCTGTTTAAGACTCTCCCATCGAATCCTTTCTCCAAACAACAAGGAAGCCCAACTACCCACCCCATTTGCCCACACGGGGCGTGGGGCCGAGCCGGGACTCCCCACTCTCCACAAACAGATCCTATTCGGAACGTTCTTTGTGTGGATTTCGGTCCCTTAGGATGGACTCTTGTTAATTTAGCAGCCCAGTAAGAGCGGATCCATGCTGCTGAGACTTTTTCTATTGTCCTTCCCACTCCCAGATGCAGTTAATCGTTTCTCCAGCGTCTTCCTTCTGCTCCTGGGAAAACCTAGGGAAGTGCGAGCCGCACCTTGCAACTCCCAGTGGCTCTGGCCTGGGCATGCTCAGTAGCCAAGATAGCTTTGGGTGGCTCGCCTGTGGGCACCTTTCTGGCCCGGCTCCGGCCCCTCTCAACTGCCGGGGCAATCAGACTCGTCTGACCAGTTACAACAGCTGGAAGAACTACCCGAGTCCAACCCTAACCCCGAAACCCAGCCCTGGGGGGCTTGGCTTCTCCACCGCCCGCACTAGTCATCCCCACATTCCCCACCCCTCTCTCCTCCCGAAAGTGGAAGCAATTACAAAGGGCTTGAATGTAGTGTGTGTGGATTTAGTGAGCCCTAAACCACCAGGGGAACCCGTCTCCTCACAAACCAGCATCTCTCCGAGGAGGAGTCGGAAGAAGAGAGTAGCTGTGCGCTCTCGCGGACAcgcgcggcggcggcggcagctgGAGCCACTGCTCagccctcctccttccccccggCCATGCACCGCCCCGGTCGCAGCTGTTTCAATCCTAGCGCTTTTCACCCGGGGTGCTCCGGCAGTCAGTCGCCACTTCATGCTCCAGCGGGTGCCAGTGCAGTCAGCTCTCCGGGAGAGCCCGTGGCCCCGCGCGTTGTCCTTTCCAGGGACTGGTCACCGGACAGCCTGGCCTGCTCCCCGGGCAACTTGGGGCAGGAGAGGAAGCAACTTTGACTCTAGCTGCCGGGTTCTCCCCAACCGTAACAGCTGAGCTAGTCCCAGACGTCAGGCGGAGCCAGAGTTTTCTAGGGCGACTGGCTTTCCCGTACGGCTCCACGCAACCTGTTTACTAGGAGAGGTGCTGAAAGAGAAGGATTGTCTTAGGCGAGCAATCGTCTGGGGGAGAGGGACTTGTTCTTCCCTATCTCTGGGGACCTTTGCTTGCAACGGGATAAAGCAACATCAAGAGGATGTAAATAGACAACCAGAGCCAGAGCAACTGTTACCAAGAAGGCAgagtcacaggaaaaaaaaaaaaaaaaaagagggaggagcgTTGGTTTTCAGTGGGGGCTTTTTATCTTTCCCACTTGTAACATTAATGCTGTTAATAGTCAGAGGCGTTGATTGCAACTTTTCAAAGGTCAGTCCCTGTTCCGACGAGGAAGGAGGATCCCCACTCTGACCCCGCTGGTGGTGCTCAGCCTAGACTGGTTTTAGTTAGGGGAATGAACAGAACGTCAACCGGAGTAGTGTAGGGGGTTCCAGCCTTTCCTCCTCGTCGACCCAGGGGAAGCCGCCTTCCGTGCGCCGAGGAGCTCTTCCCCGCAGTGACATGTGTCTCACTCTCGGTGCCAAATTGGGCAGCAGGTGCCGGTCCTAAGGAGTCACTGCCAGCCCCGAGGTGCCGAGTGACGCTGAGCCATGCGACCCCCAGGCGCGCCCCTCTTCTGCACCTTACGCCTCTTGCTCCTGCTGCAGCTCGCGGTTTCTCCTGCCCTAGCAGTTGGGAACCAGACCAGGTTAGGGAAGAAAGACTTGCCTGCACTGACCCCGGAACAGCGCGGCTGGGAAGTTTGGGGATCGGGAGATGTGTTGCAGAAAGTGTTGTCCAGCAGCCCCAGGAGAACAGCTGTAGCCAAAGcacaaaaagagaagaaggaggaaaaagaaggaaatgcatTAACGGCTCCCTTCGGGGACCTGGCAGGGACTCACAGGACTTCGCATTTCCCCCCAGAGAGGCGGCCTGACATTTGGCTAGTTCCTCTCAGAGCAGCGGTGATTGAGCTACCGGTTGCCCTTAGATTTTCCTTGGACACGGCTGAAGAGAAGAGTGATAAGGATATTGATGGAGGAGGCAGCAAAGAGCAGAATGTCAGGACCCACTCCGGAGCTCTGGAGCCTTTCTCCAGGTGGAGGAGAGCGGGGAAACCCCATGGTGACCCCTTGTCCAGTCCCCCTATCTCGGGGAGCGCAACCACTGTGGATAGAAAAGCGCAGGAGGAGATAGTGGCTACCTCCGCTAAAGCATTGCCTTTAAACGGATCCTCTGAAGGGGCACTCCAGGAGAAGAGCGGCCCCCGCGGGGGAAACGGCACGAACCGGCGCCCCAAGCTCAAGAACCCCTTTTATCCGCTGACCCGGGAGTCCTACGGAGCTTACGCTGTTATGTGTCTGTCCGTGGTGATCTTCGGCACTGGCATAATAGGCAACTTGGCTGTGATGTGCATCGTGTGCCATAACTACTACATGCGGAGCATCTCCAACTCCCTCCTGGCTAACCTGGCCTTCTGGGATTTcctcatcatctttttctgtctgCCGCTGGTCATCTTCCATGAGCTCACCAAGAAATGGCTTCTAGAGGATTTCTCCTGCAAGATCGTGCCCTATCTCGAGGTAATAAAGCCTTGCTGTGGGTCACCACCACTGGCCTTACAATCCCTTAAGTGGGTGTGTTGCCCCAAGGCATTACTCAGCACACCCCCCACTCCCTGATCAACACTCCTTTCCCCCTCTTGTTCTGCTTCCCTTACATCCTGTCTCACCTTTCCTGCTTCTACTGGAGGCTTTGCTTAACACCTTTAAACTCATCTGTCACCCCTGGGGGTGAAAAACTGCTGATAGAATGTCTAGACTAGTCTGGATAGTGCTTGTGTATGCCCTTTGAGCTGCCCGCTTTGGCACCTGTGACATATTATACATTTGGACTGGCAGCTGAGATACACAAGCTTGCCTCTCCAGATAGGAATGGTTTGGACCATCAGAACTCAGCAGGACAAGGAAAgaaacttttctctctcctcaattccctcccctccccttaccCTCACCCCCAGCTTTCCACTCAGAAAATATGGATGGATCTATTGTGTCCAGATGTGAAAATATGAATCATCAAGCACCATACtaaactttcttctttcctttccttcttaagAACTTGGTTTGAGGCaaaatgttttccacaaaggTATAACTGgcctcattttaaatatttaaatatatttcacaaTCTCCCATGTCACCTAAGGTGTCTGTCTTCCATGCTAAagtgatggaattttttttttcattttcttccctctccttaatTCCACAacctttttctttaaagaaatgagCTTAAAAGGAGATTGTGGTTATCATAAGacaaggtttttttgttttggtttggttttttgttggtggtggttttttttaaaatatacatcaaATTCTGTTACATGGAACATTGTGCTCCACACTGATTTTAAGGGataatttgcttaaaaaaaacacacaaaagccTTTGGTAACTGAAATTTTCTcaagagggaaatggaaaactTTGGGTATATAATCAGTAACatccacaaaaacaaacaaacaaacaaaaaaaccaaaaaacttttcttcctctgcaaTTATTGCCTTGAGTGTAGTGGTTggaatttgctttaaaaatggcCTCTCATTTAAACAACAGCCATTGGAAAGTGCCCAAGTGCTCCTTTGCCAGTTGTGTTCTTAGCCAGCTGGCCCCTGCTTGGCTCCATTCAAATTGTCCAATTCATTTAAGGACCCAAAGAATTGAAATCTGTAAATATTACAGTAGCCCATGATTCTGCCTAGTAGCAGTGCCAGGATCATCCTGGTACATTATTCCTGTACATAAGGTAGAGGAGAAGTGAACTAAGAAAACTAATCCTGTTTAAAAGAACCAAAAGCAGAAGGCAGTAAATTGCATGCTTTATCAGTCTGACAGGAATAGATATAGTTGCATTCCATGCTTATTAAATCAATTGTCATCATTTCTTTACACAAGGTCCAGAATTTCAGCTGTTGCCAGGGGCAGTTAACTTAGAAATACAGGATTCATATGGTAGATGATTCATTTCTGAATTGTTTAATTTAAAGGTGTTGGGCATATGAGAATTTTGCTAGTTAACTTGTCAGGATCCATTATATATCAAGGTTCCTCTGATTCCATTTATGTCTGATAGTAGAATGGATATAGGTTTTACTGATAAAAGGTAAACTCTTGGGTGAACAAAAAAATAGTTCTTAAGTGAGAGAAAAACATATTAGCCTGACTTCAGCTGAAAATTAAAGACGGGCATAAAGCCAGAAAGTTGTACAAACtgggaagaaaattagaaaaatggaaaataaaaatctataaaggTAAAAGGAACACAACACAACCACCTAGTTAAGAATGGAGCTTTCAAAGTAAAACTCAGGAGAAAAAGAATCCCTTAAAGTTACAGAAAGTAATTTAGAATTACAGAAAACACTTCATTTAGTCAGTggtaaaattaaaatcaattcaaaCATGTATTAGGCATCTACTATGTGAAGGGCACAGTGTAGTAGACACACATACTCGTTGTCTGTAGGAAATTTTAAGAAATACAAGATGATATTGTGGTAAGATTATTGATCTTAGAGTCAAAAAGCTCCCAGTTGGAAtccaaatggaaataattattagctaagtgatcctgagcaagtcacttaacttctctgacctCAAAGCTTCCTCATCTTTAGAATGAGGAATTTGGACTTAAAAGACTTCCAATGTCTATAATCCTATGGTATATGATATataacatttgtgtgtgtgtatacatatacatatatattactttaattGAGCTTCCTCTGATTTCTTAGTACCTTCTTGGAGAGGGTGGAACTTTTGGAATCTGCTCCCAACATTTACTCTTCTGCTTCCTAAAAAAGTCCTTGTTTTGACTTTTATCCCCCTACTTtcttaaaagtgattttttttcttttataggatTGTAGAAATTAGATTTGAAAGGGATCCTTGAGATCCCTATAAAATCCCCTGATTTTATAGTAAATAGTAGCTCATGATTCTATAATTTCTGGAGAAACTGAAATCCACAGATATAAAATCATTTAGTAAGTTTCATTCCTGAGATTCCAACCTTGGTTCTCTGTGTTTTGGTACTTTCAATTATTTTGTGTTTGggtttcattttacatttgtgtcttttccctttttttttttaaattggggatTGATCTCTTTGTTCACCAAGGTGTTCTTTATTGCTACTCTGACTTTTACTCTTGCCAAAAGATTTCTAAAATGCATTTAATAGGAAGATTTTAAAATACCAAACTATCAGAAGTGTTATTGAAATTCCTATCAGCAAGTGTAAGCCATAAACTATAACTACCAAAAATGCAAGAGGAAGATGCAATTCTGCCTCTAGAAGACACTAACATCTTTACAAGGGGTAGAAAGTTTCCTGACATTTATTGCATATGGCATCCCTACTGACAAAATCAAAAATCAATATAGTAAAAGCTGTATTtagtatttcttatttttttaaatttccctccctctttccctactTTTTAGCCAGCTTCTtttataaaaatcagaaaattccGAATTTAAAACTCTGAATAATACAAACCCCTTAACCATAATGAGTTTCCTTCACTCCATTGTTAAAGGTTTCTTATGTTTTTGTACTGTGAGTCTCATAAATTGACAAAAATTAAGAGACTCTCAGTTCAATAAAGCTCAATGGCTTGTAGGAGTAATCATCATTTCATttcaaaagtaaatttttaatCCCTTTAAACTATAttcttaaatttaacaaaaacatacatacacaatatatatctTAACTTCAATGACTGAAATAGAACATTTTGTTCAATAAGGCCCTTCTTCCCCTTCAGTTTGCTTgccaaagtggtttgccattttattctccagctcattttatacatgaggaaactgagacaagcaaggttaagtgacttgctcaggctcataCAACTAGTACAAtcagaggccatatttgaactcaagaaaatgagtttctcctgacttcaggccctgcACTGTATCCAATGTACCACCCAGCAGCAACTAGAATAGAGCATTAGAGAAAAGTAAACAGTGATTATGAAGAGCCAGCATGACTTTTTCAATAATAGGTTATGGCAGACtacccatattttctttttctgatagaTTACTAAACTCGAACATTGGAGGAATGCTACAGATATAGTTTACCCAGACTTTAAAGTATCATAAACGGTTCTGATGGAAAACATAGAGAAATATAGAATCAATGATAATACCACTAAATTAACTCAGAACTTGTTTAATGTCTAGACTCATTTGTGCTTTAAGGTAAGCCTAGTAGGAGCTGGCCAGTGCATTGCCTCAGGAATCAGTTATTGGCCCCCTgatgttcaacttttttttttctttttttctttttctctttttctttttttttttttttactaataactTAACTGAAAGCATACATCGACACAGATGACTTGGCTGAAAGCATATCCACTCGATTTGTAAACGATACAAAACTTGGAAAGCTGGCTAATATACTGGAGAAGAATAACAGAAGacagattagatttgttctatttggccTCAGAAGACATGGTTAGAGAtggcaaagaggcaaatttaagctTAAAGGCAGGAAAAACTCAGAATTAGAACTATCCTTTATTCATGAATGAGTGTTGTCTCAGACTTTAaaccaattcatttgcaaatcaagacatcaccctgttgatatcattggtcctcttcaagaatgaaggatgtaCAACACCAGTTCCCTTCCATTAGAAGTCTTCAAGCTGAGGCTGGATGATCACTTGTTGGATATGCTTTGGTGGGAATTATTTTTCAGATATGAGTTTCAGAATGGCTGCTGAAGTCCcttcaaattctgaaattctgtgattctatggtaattcattttatatattcccAAACtatcaaaatactttaaaaatttaaatgaaacaaaaaattatttatagcatctcCCCTGACATTTTCCCAAGAATTTCTGTTCCACCTGCTTTAAAGTACCTGTTTAAAAATACCCAGAAATTGTAGATCTCTTATTCATATGTTTCACTTTCTATGTTTGATCTTTATTCCTCAGCACTGCTATTTTTTGtcagttattttacttttcaacCACATATTTCCCTTGCACAttgtttttctattcttattttctttttggcatatacatctctaatttttttccagtcaCTTCCTAAACTTACTCTGTGTgggttgtgtgtatgtgtgtatttctgtgtCTTTGCTCATGTTAGTTCCTCCATGTAAAATGACTTTTCTTAGTCCTTCTATCTACTCCAAATCTTAGGCATTCTTCAGGACTCATCTCAAGGGGCTCTATTTTGAGTTAGATCTCCATGTAGTTACCATGATGCCTAAAACCAGAAATCAGAGAATCTTAAGAGTGGGCAGTACTAAAGAATTCATGTTTCATCTAGAAAGAATCCAAATTTCGCCTAGGACCTGTACTCCCTTTATACCATCCCTGGGAAATATGCCTCCACTCTACTTTATAACTTTCTGGAATGTGGCTGTCACAATCTCCTAAAGCCACTGTTGCTTCTTTGGACaactaattgttaggaagttttttcttatattaagcaACATTCCTTCTTTGTAACTTATTCAAGGGTTTAATGCTATCCTCAGGAGCCAATCAAAATAAACTGTATTTCTCTTATCCCTGATAGCTCCTCCAATATTTGAAGATAGTGGTCAGGTTCCCCCATGTTTCCTTTTCAGGGCTACTCTGCAATATAAATTCTACATGTTTTACCATCCTTATAATCCTTTAAACACTCTAGCTTGTCCATATGCTCCCGAAAATGTGGCATATTGAACTGAACATGATATTGCAGAAAGGGTCTGTCTGTGTCACAATGtagtaatttcatttttacttttgatgtttttttcctcttccatactgcaatttatatttcatttatacaaACAGTCCTTCAATACATGATATCCTCGTGATTTTTTAATAAGTATCTTTGATATCAAAATTTACTATGGCTTTGTCAAACCCTACTGTAACATCATTCATTCCCACCCATTTATAACCAACTGCTTCCTATAATGATGTACCCCTCTGGGGTTCATCCAATTTAGTGGAGTATGCTAATGCCTTTCTCTCTTGTGATACTTTTCATAAACTCATATCCTTAGAGCTAAATTGTACCTgagaagtcatttagtctaattcaatatttgatagatgaggaaaccaagagcATAGAGGTGAAGTGATTAAGATCATGTAGATAATAAATAAGTAGCTGAGCTAGGATCCGAACTTAGGCCCTTTAGCCCTCAGTTCCACACGCCGTAAAATTTGTCCTATACCATGACTAATTCCTTCATAATCTCTACTGTATATTACTTGTATACACATTTGCCAGTTCTTTCCTTGGtcactgtaaactccttgaagatagaGATTGAATATGatgaattattttgtctttttggaaGCTAACCTAGTATGTAGTACACAGCAGATACTTAGGTGACTAGCAGAGAAAGGAAGCGTTATGTCAGAGTGActgagcatagatttagagccagattGGACTGCAGACATCATCTAGCACAATCCTTGAATCAAAATtcaaatgatgaaaattaaaCCTGGAGAAGGCATTCATAGTGGTAAGATCTATAGTTGAAATTTGGTTGactttaaattcagttctttttaatGCTATATCATAGATGTTCAATTCCATGGAGTTATATCTTAGAACTAGAATCAAGTCTGATCCAGACCAACTATCTCAGTTTAAGGATAAGGATATTAGGGAAGGAAACCTCTTATTTTCAACCATAGAATATGTGTTTATTGAACAATCTCAATTAATTTAATTGAGTTTCTGGTTAACCCCAaagtatgattattttaaattgattcaTGCAATTTTATAAGCAGATCTTCAGCAATAAATATTGTAAAGTGAAATTGCACTTGTTGTGTTGAATACactattttgaaaatgttttgtttttcttgtaatcatattattatttatctatttataatcCTTTTCAGTATTTGTCTGCcagtgaaaatgttttatttttagtttcatggtcaacatttatttttgtgtataagATATAGCTAAAGACCAAACAAACTGCCAGCTAATACCCATGGTCAGCAAAGAACAGTTAGTAAATGGATTCATTACACATCTGTTTATCCTACTATTTAACAATATCAATTAATTACAATTAACCCTCCTGCTTATATTATAACTGTGAGCATTGCAAAAGTTTTGATTTGAGTTTTATAAACTTTATCATTCCCAATGAGATTTCTTcttactggaagtcttcaagtagAAATTCAATGATTACTTATCTATGATCTTTTTTAGAGAAGATTTCTGATTAGATATCATTTGGactattcctgattccaagtctagcattctagtCATTATATAACATTGCCTTACAGATTCTATGATTTAAGAACTTTTTGCCATATTTATGGctgtctatatatttttcttaaacttGCTgatgaaatataaatagaaacacCATTTATGAACTGGCTAATTATTCTTCCTTGTGGTAGATATTAATTAcctttcaatttttaattataatacacacatataacatatgtatatctGGCTATGTATAAAGGTATTATATACAcaggcatatatacatacatatatatgtgtacatatagatatagatcctttctacagatgagaaaactgagtcaatcaaggtaaagtgacttatccagggtttatatagctagtaagtgcctgaggccagatttgtactcatgaaggtgagtcttcctaattccaggcctggttctctatccactattatCACCAAAcagtatacacatacatatatatacatgcatatacatacacagataggTAGATATATACAGCTGTGTATATATGAtttccatatgtgtgtgttttatttaaatatgtatgtatatattcatgttcatatatataaacagacagatatatttatatagttataaattACCTctatttagtattgttattaaatataatagaaagcTAATAGGAGATTTATTTTAGTATATTCAGCATaccaaatatattattattgGTAAACTTTTTGATAATTCATATGGCTTAAATACTCAATGTAGctgctagagagagagagagcgcacaaAGTACATCAGTTTAGATCATGAGTTGTAGCTTATGGCACAAATTATAGCTACTCATTTGAACAAAACTGTTATTTTTCTGTATGCTATCCTTGCCctgtttttatatacatttatatcagTTCACATTTGCATAGCATTtattatttggattttatttctaCCTAAGATCTGGTTGGATTTTAATTTTTAGCTTAAATTTTCACAACTACAGATTAAATTTTGTAAGCTTTAGTTTTATAAGACAGAATCTGAAAGTCTTCATAACCTTACAGATGTGAAGAGATTATTTTATGATCCTGattcataaaaatttctttataatcttctAGGTCTTTTGCACTTAGAATATTACAGgactaatgataaaaaaaaagatgcattaaaAGAAAGTCTGTCTTACTACTGATTGTATATCAGGCCACTAAGGAGGTTCTGTGTCCCCCAGGTTGAAATCGACTACATAATGCAGTTATTGAAGAAATATCTGGCT contains these protein-coding regions:
- the GPR37 gene encoding prosaposin receptor GPR37, giving the protein MRPPGAPLFCTLRLLLLLQLAVSPALAVGNQTRLGKKDLPALTPEQRGWEVWGSGDVLQKVLSSSPRRTAVAKAQKEKKEEKEGNALTAPFGDLAGTHRTSHFPPERRPDIWLVPLRAAVIELPVALRFSLDTAEEKSDKDIDGGGSKEQNVRTHSGALEPFSRWRRAGKPHGDPLSSPPISGSATTVDRKAQEEIVATSAKALPLNGSSEGALQEKSGPRGGNGTNRRPKLKNPFYPLTRESYGAYAVMCLSVVIFGTGIIGNLAVMCIVCHNYYMRSISNSLLANLAFWDFLIIFFCLPLVIFHELTKKWLLEDFSCKIVPYLEVASLGVTTFTLCALCIDRFRAATNVQMYYEMIENCSSTTAKLAVIWVGALLLALPEVVLRQLSKEDLGFSDRVPAERCVIKISPELPDTIYVLALTYDSARLWWYFGCYFCLPTLFTITCSLVTARKIRKAEKACTRGNKRQIQLESQMNCTVVALTILYGFCIIPENICNIVTAYMATGVSEQTMDLLHIISQFLLFFKSCVTPVLLFCLCKPFSRAFMECCCCCCDECIQKSSTVTSDDNDNEYTTELELSPFSTIRREMSTFASVGTHC